One genomic window of Dromaius novaehollandiae isolate bDroNov1 unplaced genomic scaffold, bDroNov1.hap1 HAP1_SCAFFOLD_115, whole genome shotgun sequence includes the following:
- the LOC135325726 gene encoding olfactory receptor 14C36-like, producing MSNSSSLNQFLLLAFVDTWKLQLLHFSLFLGIYLAALLGNGLIITAVACDHRLHTPMYFFLLNLSLLDLGSISTTVPKSMANSLWDTRAISYSGCAAQVFLLAFFLSTEYSLLTVMAYDRFIAICRPLHYGMLMDSRACVKMAAAAWASGFLNALLHTGSTFSIPLCQGNAVEQFFCEIPQILKLSCSDSYLRELGVLVISVCLVFGCFIFVVLSYVQIFTAVLRIPSEQGQHKAFSMCLPHLAVVSLFVITAMFVYLKPPSISSPSLDLVAAVLYAVVPPTVNPLIYSMRNKELKDTLKKLIQLVLFQQQ from the coding sequence atgtccaacagcagctccctcaaccagttcctcctcctggcattcgtGGACACCTggaagctgcagctcttgcacttttccctcttcctgggcatctacctggctgccctcctgggcaacggcctcatcatcacagccgtagcctgcgaccaccgcctccacacccccatgtacttcttcctcctcaacctctccctccttgaccttggctccatctccactactgtccccaaatccatggccaattccctgtgggacaccagggccatttcctactcaggatgcgCTGCACAGGTATTTCTGTTGGCCTTTTTCTTGTCaactgagtattctcttctcactgtcatggcctatgatcgtttcattgccatctgcagacccctgcactacggcatgctcatggacagcagagcttgtgtcaaaatggcagcagctgcctgggccagtgggtttctcaatgctctcctgcacactgggagcacattttcaataccactctgccaaggcaatgctgtggagcagttcttctgtgaaatcccccagatcctcaagctctcctgctcagactcctacctcagggaacttggggtgcttgtcattagtgtttgtttagtctttgggtgtttcattttcgttgtgctgtcctatgtgcagatcttcactgctgtgctgaggatcccctctgagcagggccagcacaaagccttctccatgtgccttcctcacctggccgtggtctccctgtttgttaTCACTGCAATGTTTGTCTACCTgaagcctccctccatctcctccccatctctggatctggtggcaGCTGTCCTGTACGCAGTGGttcctccaacagtgaaccccctcatctacagcatgaggaacaaggagctcaaggacacactgaagaaactcattcaattagtactgtttcagcagcaatga
- the LOC135325723 gene encoding olfactory receptor 14A16-like, translating into MAYYRYVAICRPLHYGTIMGSRACVKMAAAAWASGFLSAVLHTANTFSIPLCQGNSLGQFFCEIPQILKLSCSDSYLRELGVLVVSACLALGCFIFIVVSYVQIFTAVLRIPSEQGQHKALSMCLPHLAVVSLFVSTVIFAHLKPSSISSPALDLVVAVLYTVVPPA; encoded by the exons ATGGCCTACTatcgctacgttgccatctgcagacccctgcactatgggaccatcatgggcagcagagcatgtgtcaaaatggcagcagctgcctgggccagtgggtttctcagtgcggtgctgcacactgccaacacattttcaataccactctgccaagggaactccctgggccagttcttctgtgaaattccccagatcctcaagctctcctgctctgactcctacctcagggaacttggggtgcttgtggttagtgcctgtttagcgttagggtgtttcatcttcattgtggtgtcctatgtgcagatcttcactgctgtgctgaggatcccctctgagcagggacagcacaaagccctctccatgtgcctccctcacctggctgtggtctccctgtttgtcagcactgtcatatttgcccacctgaagccctcctccatctcctccccagctctggatctggtggtggctgttttgtacacagtggtgcctcca gcatga